A genome region from Nitrospira sp. includes the following:
- a CDS encoding efflux RND transporter periplasmic adaptor subunit, giving the protein MRRIVVIIGIFVLGLAIAGYVFFNGERKVPVRYRTVPVERGTIVSLVTATGTINPITTIQVGSQVSGMIESLHADFNSKVTANQVVARIDPFPYQARRDQAVASLANAKAAFDKARIDLAQRRRELDRAKSLIGQQFISQNEVDVALTASEGAVAQLKVTEAAVKQAEAMLQAAELDLKYTVIRSPVDGVVISRLVEVGQRIAASFTIPMLFLIAEDVTKMQVDTNVSEADIGGIAEGKAASFTVDAYPGEQFFGRVRQVRNAPINIQNVVTYDVVVEFENPAFRLKPGMTANVSIVVAKKENILKVPNSALRFTPPKTVRDEKTVGRSAKGEGDGRPTGGGSSQPATRQFALWKQGVTESLERIPVEMGISDGTYAEVSATSINEGDQVIIGIDSPRGDRRGGDLPPGFGSGQQRGARRDRGL; this is encoded by the coding sequence ATGCGTCGTATCGTTGTCATTATCGGGATCTTCGTGCTGGGTCTGGCCATCGCCGGCTACGTATTTTTCAACGGCGAGCGGAAGGTCCCGGTGCGTTATCGCACGGTGCCGGTCGAACGGGGTACCATCGTCTCGCTGGTCACGGCCACGGGGACGATCAATCCTATCACCACGATTCAGGTCGGGAGTCAGGTCTCGGGCATGATCGAGAGTCTCCATGCGGATTTTAATTCCAAGGTTACGGCGAATCAGGTGGTGGCCCGCATCGATCCCTTTCCCTACCAGGCCAGACGCGATCAGGCGGTTGCGAGTTTGGCGAACGCCAAGGCGGCCTTCGATAAGGCGCGGATCGATCTGGCGCAACGGCGCCGGGAACTGGACCGGGCCAAGTCGCTGATCGGACAGCAATTCATCTCGCAGAACGAAGTGGACGTCGCGTTGACCGCCTCCGAAGGCGCGGTGGCGCAGCTCAAAGTCACCGAGGCTGCGGTCAAGCAGGCCGAGGCGATGCTGCAGGCGGCTGAGTTGGACCTGAAGTATACGGTGATCCGTTCACCGGTCGACGGGGTGGTGATCTCGCGCCTCGTGGAGGTGGGGCAGCGCATTGCAGCCAGCTTTACCATCCCCATGCTGTTCTTGATTGCCGAAGATGTGACGAAGATGCAGGTCGACACAAATGTGAGCGAAGCCGACATCGGCGGGATCGCCGAAGGAAAAGCGGCCTCGTTTACGGTGGACGCCTATCCCGGGGAGCAATTTTTCGGCCGGGTGCGCCAGGTGAGAAATGCGCCGATCAATATCCAGAATGTGGTGACCTACGATGTGGTGGTCGAATTCGAGAACCCGGCGTTTCGTTTGAAGCCGGGCATGACGGCGAACGTCTCCATTGTGGTGGCGAAGAAAGAGAACATTCTCAAGGTGCCGAATTCGGCGCTGCGCTTTACTCCGCCCAAGACGGTGCGCGATGAAAAGACGGTGGGCCGATCTGCCAAGGGTGAGGGGGATGGCCGTCCGACCGGAGGCGGGTCATCCCAACCCGCAACCCGTCAGTTCGCCCTCTGGAAGCAGGGTGTGACCGAGTCTCTGGAGCGAATCCCGGTCGAGATGGGCATTTCAGACGGGACCTATGCTGAGGTCAGCGCAACTTCGATCAATGAGGGAGACCAGGTCATTATCGGGATCGACTCCCCTCGTGGCGACCGTAGGGGAGGCGACTTGCCCCCAGGATTCGGATCGGGGCAACAGCGTGGTGCTCGGCGTGATCGCGGGCTGTAG
- a CDS encoding ABC transporter ATP-binding protein: protein MAGLIVCEDLWKIYRVGDVEVQALRGINLTIDRGEFVAVMGTSGSGKSTLMNILGCLDQPTRGRYELDGLDVAAAKPDLLAELRNRQIGFVFQSFNLIPRTSALENAQLPLFYRGISIKEQRTQAAAALQRVGLSGREQHYPTQLSGGQQQRVAIARALVGAPSILFADEPTGNLDTASSREIMSILDQLNREDGITIVLVTHESDIAAYASRELVMKDGQIVQDMRRAPRATVVP, encoded by the coding sequence ATGGCCGGCTTAATCGTCTGCGAAGACCTCTGGAAGATCTATCGTGTCGGCGACGTTGAGGTGCAGGCGCTGCGCGGCATCAACCTCACCATCGATCGCGGTGAATTTGTCGCGGTGATGGGCACGTCCGGATCTGGTAAGTCGACCCTCATGAACATCCTCGGCTGCCTCGACCAGCCCACCCGTGGCCGATATGAGCTGGATGGTTTGGATGTCGCAGCGGCGAAACCGGATCTCCTGGCCGAACTCCGCAACCGGCAGATCGGGTTCGTGTTCCAAAGTTTTAATCTCATTCCCCGGACCAGCGCGTTGGAGAATGCGCAATTGCCGCTGTTTTATCGGGGGATCTCAATCAAGGAACAGCGAACACAGGCTGCCGCGGCTCTCCAGCGAGTCGGGTTGTCCGGTCGGGAGCAGCATTATCCCACGCAGCTTTCAGGAGGTCAGCAGCAGCGGGTGGCGATCGCGCGGGCGCTGGTCGGAGCGCCGTCGATTCTCTTTGCCGACGAACCCACGGGGAATCTTGATACGGCATCGAGCCGGGAAATCATGAGTATCCTCGACCAACTCAATCGTGAAGACGGCATCACCATCGTCCTGGTGACCCATGAATCCGATATTGCCGCCTATGCGTCTCGCGAACTTGTCATGAAAGACGGCCAGATTGTGCAGGATATGCGGCGCGCGCCGCGCGCGACGGTCGTGCCGTAG
- a CDS encoding ABC transporter permease: MPAFIFLTVMTALRILSRNRLRAGLTMLGIVIGVGAVIAMVSIGQGARAAVQAQVASMGTNVIIIMPGSTTVGGVRGGQGGAVTLTVSDAAELKKRSPLLSDTGWAKRDVMQIVNGNRNWNGPVNGISPSYLTIRDWSFTSGGPFTHTDLESAARVALIGQTTLENLFDFEEDAIGATIRIKNVPFQVVGVLAPKGQSAQGSDQDDVIFIPFTTAERKVFGSQFLGSVGALFASTEQSADLPEAVEQIREVLRTRHRLQGEQADDFTIRTQVDIGKVQESTSQTLTVMLFAIASVSLLVGGIGIMNILLVSVTERTREIGVRMAVGATRLHILMQFLIEAVTLSLFGGVIGVVVGIVGARLTTVFAGWPTIISFDAVVTAVVFSLAVGLFFGLYPANKAARLNPIDALRYE; this comes from the coding sequence ATGCCGGCTTTTATTTTCCTCACCGTCATGACTGCCTTGCGCATCCTCAGTCGGAATCGGCTGCGCGCCGGCTTGACGATGCTCGGTATCGTCATCGGTGTGGGGGCCGTCATCGCGATGGTCAGTATCGGGCAGGGAGCCCGTGCGGCCGTGCAGGCGCAGGTGGCTAGTATGGGGACGAATGTGATCATCATCATGCCGGGCTCCACCACCGTCGGTGGTGTGCGGGGTGGGCAGGGCGGAGCCGTGACCTTGACCGTCAGTGATGCGGCTGAGCTCAAGAAGCGGAGTCCCCTGTTGTCGGACACCGGCTGGGCGAAGCGGGATGTGATGCAGATCGTCAACGGCAACCGCAATTGGAACGGGCCGGTCAACGGCATTTCACCGAGTTATCTCACCATCCGGGATTGGTCCTTTACCAGCGGTGGGCCGTTTACGCATACCGATCTGGAAAGCGCGGCGCGCGTGGCACTGATCGGGCAGACCACGCTGGAAAATCTCTTTGATTTCGAGGAAGATGCGATCGGGGCGACGATTCGTATCAAGAATGTGCCGTTTCAGGTGGTGGGCGTGCTGGCGCCCAAGGGGCAATCCGCTCAGGGGTCCGATCAGGACGATGTGATTTTCATCCCCTTCACGACTGCCGAACGGAAGGTCTTCGGTAGTCAGTTCCTGGGTTCGGTTGGGGCCCTGTTTGCGTCGACTGAGCAGAGCGCGGATTTGCCGGAGGCGGTGGAGCAGATTCGTGAGGTCTTGCGGACTCGACATCGTCTCCAAGGCGAGCAGGCAGATGATTTCACGATTCGGACACAGGTCGATATCGGAAAGGTGCAGGAGAGCACGAGTCAGACGCTGACGGTGATGCTGTTTGCCATTGCGTCGGTGTCGCTGTTGGTCGGCGGGATCGGCATCATGAACATTCTGCTGGTGTCGGTGACGGAGCGGACGAGGGAGATCGGGGTCCGTATGGCGGTGGGTGCTACACGACTGCACATTCTGATGCAGTTCCTGATCGAGGCGGTGACGCTGAGTCTGTTCGGCGGTGTCATCGGCGTGGTCGTTGGCATTGTCGGCGCGCGACTCACGACGGTGTTCGCCGGATGGCCGACCATCATTTCGTTCGATGCCGTTGTGACCGCTGTTGTGTTCTCGCTGGCTGTCGGATTATTCTTCGGGCTCTATCCCGCCAACAAAGCCGCTCGCCTCAATCCGATCGACGCCCTGCGGTATG